One segment of Deinococcus metalli DNA contains the following:
- a CDS encoding ABC transporter ATP-binding protein — protein sequence MLELHDITKSYGTFQALRGVSLTARDAEVYGLLGPNGAGKTTLLRILATLLRPSSGGGTVSGIDLLRDPEAVRRIVGVVNGGMGLPARLTGREVLRSFAGLYGMTRAQTEARIAELDDRLELGRTLDVRAGEYSSGMKQKVVIARAVLHDPAVLILDEAASGLDIFARRTLLDFVQASRAPGRLTLYSTHVMSEAEEVCDRVAILHHGQLLTVGTLAQVLEATGERSLERAFFELVREHDQRGEAARAV from the coding sequence ATGCTTGAACTGCACGACATCACCAAGAGCTACGGCACTTTCCAGGCCCTGCGCGGCGTGTCCCTGACGGCCCGGGACGCCGAGGTGTACGGCCTGCTCGGCCCGAACGGCGCCGGCAAGACGACCCTGCTGCGCATTCTCGCCACGCTGCTGAGGCCCAGCAGCGGGGGCGGCACCGTCAGCGGCATCGATCTGCTGCGCGACCCGGAGGCCGTGCGGCGCATCGTCGGCGTGGTGAACGGCGGCATGGGGCTGCCCGCCCGCCTCACCGGCCGCGAGGTGCTGCGCTCCTTCGCGGGGTTGTACGGCATGACCCGTGCGCAGACCGAGGCCCGGATCGCGGAACTCGACGACCGCCTGGAACTCGGCCGCACGCTGGATGTCCGCGCGGGCGAGTACTCGTCGGGCATGAAGCAGAAGGTGGTGATCGCCCGCGCGGTGCTGCACGACCCCGCTGTCCTGATCCTTGACGAGGCGGCCAGCGGCCTGGACATCTTCGCGCGGCGCACCCTGCTCGACTTCGTGCAGGCCAGCCGCGCACCGGGCCGCCTCACGCTGTACTCCACCCACGTCATGAGCGAGGCCGAGGAGGTCTGCGACCGCGTGGCGATTCTCCACCACGGGCAGCTGCTCACGGTGGGCACCCTGGCGCAGGTGCTGGAGGCGACGGGGGAACGCAGCCTGGAACGCGCGTTCTTTGAACTCGTGCGCGAACACGACCAGCGTGGGGAGGCCGCCCGTGCCGTCTGA
- a CDS encoding ABC transporter permease: MPSERLRPGVVWRIAARDLLSTLRDRRTLNATILMPMILIPLFTLGLPLMLGSFIGGQQQARQKLGVVGTLPAALETALTRDERLANGTLIRAGVTLVPVENARAAVQSGAVDAAVQPAGVIPTSAGAAQGTLEVYAKLNNLRAQAGAFAKVQDVVNAYNRTLTLDRLKALGLGAGVLTPVVLRPVDASPPQEQRSGQLAFLIPMLMLQFILSGAMATAVDATAGEKERGTLESLLVAPVRRSEVVAGKLLATTITALTSACFSVLGFILSGLLVGAFTRGRSGASAEISQAMGGQITLGVGSALALLGVALSAALLISALLITVGIYARSFKEAQTYIAPLSLAIVIPAVMLQFSDFLTLGPGLYALPLFGGMLTLLEIVRGTVTAAHVLLAMAANLVGTVLLGLLALRSFGREEVIFRN; encoded by the coding sequence GTGCCGTCTGAACGTCTCCGCCCCGGAGTGGTGTGGCGCATCGCGGCCCGCGACCTGCTGTCCACCCTGCGCGACCGCCGCACCCTGAACGCCACCATCCTGATGCCCATGATCCTGATTCCGCTGTTCACGCTGGGCCTCCCGCTGATGCTGGGCAGTTTCATCGGCGGGCAGCAGCAGGCGCGGCAGAAACTCGGCGTGGTCGGCACCCTGCCTGCCGCGCTGGAGACCGCGCTCACCCGCGACGAGCGGCTCGCCAACGGCACGCTGATCCGCGCCGGCGTCACGCTGGTGCCGGTCGAGAACGCCCGCGCCGCCGTGCAGAGCGGCGCCGTGGACGCGGCCGTGCAGCCGGCGGGCGTGATTCCCACGAGCGCTGGCGCGGCTCAGGGCACACTGGAGGTGTACGCCAAACTCAACAACCTGCGCGCCCAGGCCGGCGCGTTCGCCAAGGTGCAGGACGTGGTGAACGCCTACAACCGCACACTGACCCTGGATCGCTTAAAGGCGCTGGGCCTGGGAGCAGGCGTCCTCACTCCGGTGGTGCTCCGGCCCGTGGACGCCAGCCCGCCCCAGGAGCAGCGCAGCGGTCAGCTCGCGTTCCTGATTCCCATGCTGATGCTGCAGTTCATCCTCAGCGGCGCGATGGCGACTGCCGTGGACGCCACCGCCGGGGAGAAGGAACGCGGCACCCTCGAAAGCCTGCTGGTCGCCCCGGTGCGGCGCAGCGAGGTGGTGGCCGGCAAGCTCCTTGCCACGACCATCACGGCCCTGACCAGCGCGTGTTTCAGCGTGCTCGGCTTCATCCTCAGCGGCCTGCTGGTCGGGGCCTTCACGCGCGGCCGCAGCGGCGCCAGCGCCGAGATCAGCCAGGCGATGGGCGGGCAGATCACGCTGGGCGTGGGCAGCGCCCTGGCCCTGCTGGGCGTTGCCCTCAGCGCCGCCCTGCTGATCAGCGCCCTCCTCATCACCGTGGGCATCTACGCGCGGTCGTTCAAGGAGGCGCAGACGTACATCGCCCCGCTGTCCCTGGCCATCGTGATTCCGGCCGTGATGTTGCAGTTCAGCGACTTTCTGACCCTCGGCCCCGGCCTGTACGCGCTGCCGCTGTTCGGCGGCATGCTGACCCTGCTGGAGATCGTGCGCGGCACGGTCACCGCGGCGCACGTGCTGCTGGCGATGGCCGCGAACCTGGTGGGCACCGTGCTGCTGGGCCTGCTCGCCCTCCGCTCCTTCGGCCGCGAGGAAGTCATCTTCCGCAACTGA
- a CDS encoding transcriptional regulator, with protein sequence MFNPPTLEDLQETRRANEKLVLRALESKPEWVETELAKTTSLALSHLRAALASLLDQGRVRRLPGTGTRAVYGLADPGLADVPATPLTDAAKKVRDYLEGRADSALYMSEQLRMTREDVMAALSLLNAHGMITCTFVGSLVIFRLKETQALGQEQPAAEKPTTRKKQVA encoded by the coding sequence ATGTTCAATCCCCCTACCCTCGAAGACCTGCAGGAAACCCGCCGCGCCAACGAGAAGTTGGTGCTGCGCGCTCTTGAAAGCAAGCCCGAATGGGTCGAGACCGAACTGGCCAAGACCACCAGCCTCGCGCTGTCTCACCTGCGCGCCGCGCTCGCCAGCCTGCTCGACCAGGGCCGGGTGCGCCGCCTGCCCGGCACCGGCACCCGCGCCGTGTACGGCCTCGCCGACCCCGGCCTGGCCGACGTGCCCGCCACGCCGCTCACCGACGCGGCCAAGAAGGTCCGCGACTACCTCGAAGGCCGCGCCGACAGCGCCCTGTACATGAGCGAGCAGCTGCGCATGACCCGCGAGGACGTAATGGCCGCCCTCAGCCTGCTGAACGCGCACGGCATGATCACCTGCACCTTCGTGGGCAGCCTGGTCATCTTCCGTCTCAAGGAAACCCAGGCCCTCGGCCAGGAACAGCCTGCCGCCGAGAAGCCCACCACACGCAAGAAGCAGGTCGCGTAA
- a CDS encoding cyclic-di-AMP receptor encodes MKLVLAVIQDADASALMRVLADHSFDVTKLASTGGFLREGNTTLMIGVSDERLDDLKRLVKQTCRTRTRLVAPSVPMGEQNESMVSDPVEVPVGGAVMFVMGVQEFVKV; translated from the coding sequence ATGAAGCTGGTTCTCGCCGTGATTCAGGATGCCGACGCGTCCGCCCTGATGCGCGTCCTGGCCGATCACTCCTTCGACGTGACCAAGCTCGCCAGCACCGGCGGCTTCCTGCGCGAGGGCAACACCACTCTGATGATCGGTGTCAGCGATGAGCGCCTGGACGACCTCAAACGCCTCGTGAAACAGACGTGTCGCACCCGCACCCGACTGGTCGCCCCAAGCGTCCCCATGGGCGAGCAGAACGAGAGCATGGTGAGTGATCCCGTCGAGGTGCCGGTGGGCGGCGCGGTCATGTTCGTCATGGGTGTGCAGGAATTCGTCAAGGTCTGA
- a CDS encoding metallophosphoesterase family protein, translated as MRAAIIADIHGNADALNAVLADIHSQGADRVIVNGDVVNRGPDSVQVMERLLDEPDVAFTLGNHDDLLRLWHVRSDTLPPDWFDDPFWGATVWSMHQLDRAGLLHEPATWNRTLTLEVPGLPRVLIAHGTPQHYREGLSERTPPQRIAALRQADDGGEYGVLVGSHIHRPAHATVDGTVVLNTGAVGFPATGDPRAQYLLLTATPAGWRPEFRAVPYERGDVLNRFATSGLLGTGLSAEIFREELVRSRSLYTPYWDWTESGHVPRTPATWEQFLRTHPAAVS; from the coding sequence ATGCGGGCGGCGATCATTGCGGACATCCACGGCAACGCCGACGCGCTGAACGCGGTGCTGGCCGACATTCACTCGCAGGGCGCCGACCGGGTGATCGTGAACGGCGACGTCGTGAACCGCGGGCCGGATTCCGTGCAGGTCATGGAGCGGCTGCTGGATGAGCCGGACGTGGCCTTCACGCTTGGCAACCACGACGACCTGCTGCGCCTGTGGCACGTCCGCAGCGACACCCTGCCGCCGGACTGGTTCGACGATCCCTTCTGGGGCGCGACCGTGTGGAGCATGCACCAGCTCGACCGCGCCGGCCTGCTGCACGAGCCCGCCACGTGGAACCGGACCCTGACGCTGGAGGTGCCTGGGCTGCCCCGCGTGCTGATCGCACACGGGACGCCGCAGCACTACCGGGAGGGTCTCAGCGAGCGCACCCCGCCGCAGCGGATCGCCGCCCTGCGCCAGGCTGACGACGGCGGCGAGTACGGCGTGCTGGTCGGCTCGCACATCCACCGCCCCGCCCATGCCACGGTGGACGGTACGGTCGTGCTCAACACCGGTGCAGTCGGCTTCCCGGCGACGGGCGATCCCCGCGCTCAGTACCTGCTCCTCACGGCCACGCCAGCCGGATGGCGCCCGGAGTTCCGGGCCGTGCCATATGAGCGTGGGGACGTGCTGAACCGATTCGCCACCAGCGGCCTGCTCGGCACTGGCCTGAGCGCCGAGATCTTCCGCGAGGAACTCGTCCGCTCTCGCAGCCTGTACACACCATACTGGGACTGGACCGAGTCCGGGCACGTGCCCCGCACGCCAGCCACCTGGGAGCAGTTCCTGCGGACGCATCCCGCCGCCGTGTCGTGA
- a CDS encoding fasciclin domain-containing protein: MLATPALAGGGGAPATPAAPGACKSIAQIVKGDPNFSTLATALDAAGLTQTLEGGQYTVFAPTNAAFAKVPSDTLATALNDPAMLRSILLYHVVKGKVPAAQVMTMPNAMTAEGSNVLITVNGKMVMVDNARVTKADVMACNGIVHVIDTVLMPAMDTAAPVAAAPAPAPAPAPKPAPAPAPAPAPAADAAPATTDTAMTDTATTDTTAPADTTAAAPAASAPPAVDISSIPALPLSGATITTDAAATTTTDTAATTDTAATDATTTTDTTTDAAATTDTATTDTATTDTAAADTSAQADQAMSTNTLYDVLVSDDRFSTLRDLLSDAGLTDQLTSTEYTIFAPTNDAFDALDQDQLALIASDPDTLKKVLLYHVVAGKQTAEQLAGVKQVSSAEGNSIDVSSDGTMQMVGGAKVDGAPIEADNGTIFVIDKVLLPPNLVIPAAPAATTATTDATATTTTTTDAAATTSTATTSTATTTTTAPAATATTTTATTTTTAAPANVVALLQGLPQYSTLVSLIQKAGLADTLATGDYTVFAPTNDAFAKVPQATLDMLNADPAKLKQVLLFHVVSGKVVDAGLNVAQLKSLEGSSIDLKGDGGNIMLGVLSGTTITGGMLANSVPMTAGNSVVYSIDAVLIPPTLK, encoded by the coding sequence ATGCTCGCGACCCCGGCCCTCGCCGGCGGCGGCGGCGCTCCGGCCACGCCTGCGGCTCCGGGCGCGTGCAAGAGCATCGCCCAGATCGTGAAGGGCGACCCGAACTTCAGCACGCTCGCCACCGCCCTGGACGCGGCCGGCCTGACCCAGACGCTGGAAGGCGGGCAGTACACCGTGTTCGCGCCGACGAACGCCGCCTTCGCCAAGGTGCCCAGCGATACCCTCGCCACCGCGCTGAACGACCCGGCCATGCTGCGCTCGATCCTGCTGTACCACGTCGTGAAGGGCAAGGTGCCGGCCGCGCAGGTCATGACCATGCCCAACGCCATGACGGCTGAAGGCTCGAACGTCCTGATCACCGTGAACGGCAAGATGGTCATGGTGGACAACGCCCGCGTCACCAAGGCCGACGTGATGGCCTGTAACGGGATCGTGCACGTGATCGACACGGTGCTGATGCCCGCGATGGACACGGCCGCTCCGGTCGCCGCCGCGCCTGCCCCGGCGCCGGCTCCCGCGCCGAAACCGGCCCCTGCTCCGGCGCCCGCTCCCGCACCGGCTGCTGACGCAGCCCCGGCGACGACCGACACCGCCATGACGGACACCGCGACCACCGACACGACGGCCCCGGCTGATACCACGGCCGCGGCGCCCGCTGCCTCGGCACCGCCCGCGGTCGACATCTCGTCCATCCCGGCCCTGCCGCTGAGCGGCGCCACCATCACCACGGACGCCGCGGCCACCACCACGACGGACACCGCCGCGACCACCGATACGGCGGCGACCGACGCCACCACGACGACCGACACCACCACCGACGCCGCGGCGACGACCGATACCGCAACGACGGACACGGCCACCACTGACACGGCGGCGGCCGACACCAGCGCCCAGGCCGACCAGGCCATGTCCACCAACACGCTGTACGACGTGCTGGTGAGCGACGACCGCTTCTCCACGCTGCGCGACCTGCTGAGCGACGCGGGCCTGACGGACCAGCTGACCTCGACCGAGTACACCATCTTTGCGCCGACCAACGACGCCTTCGACGCGCTTGACCAGGATCAGCTGGCCCTGATCGCCAGCGATCCCGACACGCTCAAGAAGGTGCTGCTGTACCACGTGGTCGCGGGCAAGCAGACGGCCGAACAGCTCGCCGGCGTGAAGCAGGTCTCCAGCGCCGAGGGCAACAGCATCGATGTGTCGTCCGACGGCACCATGCAGATGGTCGGCGGCGCCAAGGTGGACGGCGCGCCCATCGAGGCCGACAACGGCACGATCTTCGTGATCGACAAGGTGCTGCTGCCCCCCAACCTCGTGATTCCCGCGGCTCCTGCGGCCACGACGGCGACCACCGACGCGACGGCGACCACGACCACCACGACGGATGCGGCGGCGACCACCTCAACCGCGACCACCTCAACCGCGACCACCACGACCACCGCGCCGGCGGCCACCGCCACGACGACCACGGCCACAACGACGACCACCGCGGCGCCCGCGAATGTCGTGGCCCTGCTCCAGGGTCTGCCGCAGTACAGCACGCTGGTCTCGCTGATCCAGAAGGCCGGCCTGGCTGACACGCTCGCCACGGGCGACTACACGGTCTTCGCACCGACCAACGACGCCTTCGCCAAGGTGCCGCAGGCGACGCTGGACATGCTCAACGCCGATCCGGCCAAGCTCAAGCAGGTGCTGCTGTTCCACGTCGTGAGCGGCAAGGTCGTGGACGCCGGGCTGAACGTCGCCCAGCTCAAGAGCCTGGAAGGCAGCAGCATCGACCTGAAGGGCGATGGCGGCAACATCATGCTGGGCGTGCTGAGCGGCACCACCATCACCGGCGGCATGCTGGCGAACTCGGTGCCCATGACGGCGGGCAACAGCGTGGTCTACAGCATCGACGCGGTGCTGATTCCCCCCACCCTGAAGTAA
- a CDS encoding FtsK/SpoIIIE family DNA translocase yields MAKARAKSAPPVSRFDGEALGLVLFALGIFLAVTVLLVPADQVQRDGTVSVMTEVRTTVVQWLGWGAYLLPLIPFAYGVLVFLGRDLKNLTRRALGGVLVTLSVMALHDVVEAGAAGQLAERVMEPLLRAVSYAAVILPLVTLTLGVELMLRLSPLSLLKNVFRRVSVLLGGASAGVQGVIEARQEGRGAAKARAEARQTLAAHARELDVLRRLYPEAKELRAQHDELKATQRSVRGLDEAGLKHLDRDLAAWREVTKTFVANAGRDLRDVVAAEAPDAGANAETLANDVRAGRHELCAELPSTLASGALERYRRSLVMEVQRLAGRAGRLERERKLSEKALGKADTGILAREWPAHRERVEGWGALSADVLAWQERAAHYAGWPDLAAAFDRAPTEVADTLAAALVADPDGTLADLDGWRARLARAQEEALRRAEAMSMTVAATPPRMDFDFSSAAQSAAEPDVAPALPSPARPVARSSAVALLDEPAAPPSAPAAPAPTSGLDPFSGWDDDDLPFGPDGTESAAPARLEPVPPRALDPLLGRAGVQARAPSAAPWDDEPEGASADTVDRPAVGALPLELPGYELLDPVPLAALNAAQLDASARQRAGVIDETLRHFNLQARVVDFARGPTVTRYEIEPAPGEKISRIASLSNDLARALAVGGVRVEAPVPGKSVIGLEVPNADREPVTFHQAAAAPSFRATRARLPVILGKSIDGELMVGDLAKMPHLLVAGSTGSGKSVCVNTLITSLLFKYLPTELRFLMIDPKMVELTPYDGIPHLVRSVVTNPVDAAGVLLGAVAHMERRYKMMSQVGAKNLEQFNAKMRQTGEVELPHLVIIIDELADLMITSPKEVESAIMRLAQMARATGMHLVLATQRPSVDILTSLIKVNVPARIAFAVSSSHDSRTILDAMGAERLTGMGDMLYYQPGLVKPMRLQGPYISELESVRITELLRRQVFEDVFVEAYGADFEGGIEASGPSADRANVDFSDPLLRQAAQICIEEGQGSVSRLQRRLSVGHARAGKLMDLLEAMGIVSKHQGSKPRDVLITEADLPEYFGK; encoded by the coding sequence ATGGCGAAGGCCCGCGCGAAAAGCGCTCCCCCGGTCAGCCGCTTTGACGGTGAGGCGCTCGGACTGGTGTTGTTCGCGCTCGGTATTTTCCTGGCGGTGACGGTGCTGCTGGTGCCGGCCGATCAGGTGCAGCGCGACGGCACCGTGAGTGTCATGACCGAGGTGCGCACCACGGTGGTGCAGTGGCTCGGCTGGGGCGCGTACCTGCTGCCGCTGATCCCGTTCGCATACGGCGTGCTGGTGTTCCTGGGCCGCGACCTGAAGAACCTCACCCGCCGCGCGCTGGGCGGCGTCCTGGTCACGCTGTCGGTGATGGCGCTGCACGATGTGGTGGAGGCCGGGGCCGCGGGCCAGCTCGCGGAACGCGTGATGGAACCCCTGCTGCGCGCCGTGAGTTACGCGGCCGTGATCCTGCCGCTGGTCACCCTCACGCTGGGCGTGGAACTCATGCTGCGGCTCTCGCCGCTGTCGCTGCTCAAGAACGTGTTCCGGCGCGTGAGCGTGCTGCTGGGCGGCGCGAGCGCGGGCGTGCAGGGCGTGATCGAGGCGCGCCAGGAGGGCCGCGGCGCGGCCAAGGCGCGGGCCGAGGCCCGGCAGACCCTCGCGGCGCACGCGCGCGAGTTGGACGTGCTGCGCCGCCTGTACCCCGAGGCGAAGGAGCTGCGCGCCCAGCACGACGAGTTGAAAGCCACGCAGCGCAGCGTGCGCGGCCTGGACGAGGCGGGACTCAAGCACCTCGACCGCGACCTGGCCGCGTGGCGCGAGGTCACGAAGACCTTCGTGGCGAACGCCGGCCGCGACCTGCGCGACGTGGTCGCCGCCGAGGCGCCGGACGCCGGGGCGAACGCAGAGACGCTGGCGAACGACGTGCGCGCCGGCCGGCACGAGCTGTGCGCCGAGCTGCCCAGCACCCTGGCGAGCGGCGCGCTGGAGCGCTACCGCCGCTCGCTGGTGATGGAGGTGCAGCGGCTGGCCGGCCGGGCCGGTCGCCTGGAACGCGAGCGCAAGCTGTCCGAGAAGGCGCTGGGCAAGGCCGACACCGGCATCCTGGCGCGCGAGTGGCCGGCGCACCGCGAGCGGGTCGAGGGCTGGGGAGCGCTGAGTGCCGACGTGCTGGCGTGGCAGGAACGCGCCGCGCACTACGCCGGCTGGCCGGACCTGGCCGCCGCCTTCGACCGCGCCCCGACCGAGGTGGCCGACACGCTCGCCGCCGCGCTGGTCGCGGACCCGGACGGCACGCTGGCCGATCTGGACGGCTGGCGCGCCCGGCTGGCCCGCGCGCAGGAGGAAGCGCTGCGCCGCGCCGAGGCGATGAGCATGACCGTGGCCGCCACGCCGCCGCGCATGGACTTCGACTTCTCCAGCGCGGCCCAGAGTGCAGCCGAGCCGGACGTCGCCCCGGCGCTCCCCTCCCCCGCCCGGCCGGTCGCGCGGTCGAGTGCCGTCGCGCTGCTGGACGAGCCGGCCGCACCCCCCAGCGCTCCGGCGGCGCCGGCCCCCACCAGTGGCCTCGATCCCTTCAGCGGCTGGGACGACGACGATCTACCCTTCGGCCCAGACGGCACCGAGTCGGCAGCGCCCGCCCGGCTGGAGCCGGTGCCCCCGCGCGCCCTCGATCCGCTGCTGGGCCGGGCAGGTGTGCAGGCCCGCGCGCCCAGCGCGGCTCCGTGGGACGACGAGCCGGAGGGCGCCAGCGCCGATACCGTCGACCGGCCCGCTGTGGGCGCGCTGCCGCTGGAGCTGCCCGGCTACGAGCTGCTCGACCCGGTGCCGCTCGCGGCGCTGAATGCCGCGCAGCTCGACGCCTCTGCGCGGCAGCGGGCCGGCGTGATCGACGAGACGCTGCGGCATTTCAACCTCCAGGCGCGGGTGGTGGACTTCGCGCGCGGCCCGACCGTCACGCGCTACGAGATCGAACCGGCGCCCGGCGAGAAGATCAGCCGCATCGCCAGCCTCAGCAACGACCTGGCGCGGGCACTGGCGGTGGGCGGCGTGCGCGTGGAGGCGCCGGTGCCGGGCAAGAGCGTGATCGGCTTGGAGGTGCCCAACGCCGACCGCGAACCCGTGACCTTCCACCAGGCGGCGGCCGCGCCGTCGTTCCGCGCCACGCGCGCCCGCCTGCCCGTGATCCTGGGCAAGAGCATCGACGGCGAGCTGATGGTCGGGGACCTCGCCAAGATGCCGCACCTGCTGGTGGCGGGCAGCACCGGCAGCGGGAAGTCGGTGTGCGTGAACACGCTGATCACGTCCCTGCTTTTCAAGTACCTGCCGACCGAGCTGCGTTTCCTGATGATCGACCCGAAGATGGTCGAACTGACGCCCTACGACGGCATTCCGCATCTGGTGCGCAGCGTGGTGACCAATCCGGTGGACGCGGCCGGGGTGCTGCTGGGCGCGGTCGCGCACATGGAGCGGCGCTACAAGATGATGTCGCAGGTTGGCGCGAAGAACCTCGAACAGTTCAACGCCAAGATGCGCCAGACGGGCGAGGTGGAACTGCCGCACCTGGTCATCATCATCGACGAGCTGGCGGACCTGATGATCACCAGCCCGAAAGAAGTCGAGTCGGCGATCATGCGCCTGGCGCAGATGGCCCGCGCCACCGGCATGCACCTGGTGCTGGCGACGCAGCGGCCCAGCGTGGACATCCTGACCAGCCTGATCAAGGTGAACGTTCCGGCCCGCATCGCCTTCGCGGTGAGCAGCAGCCACGACTCGCGCACCATCCTGGACGCCATGGGCGCCGAGCGCCTGACCGGCATGGGCGACATGCTGTACTACCAGCCGGGCCTGGTGAAGCCGATGCGCCTCCAGGGACCGTACATCAGCGAACTGGAGTCGGTGCGGATCACGGAACTGCTGCGCCGCCAGGTGTTCGAGGACGTGTTCGTCGAGGCGTACGGTGCGGACTTCGAGGGCGGCATCGAGGCGTCGGGGCCGAGTGCCGACCGGGCGAACGTGGATTTCAGCGATCCGCTGCTGCGGCAGGCGGCGCAGATCTGCATTGAGGAGGGCCAGGGCAGCGTGTCCAGGCTGCAACGCCGCCTGTCGGTCGGGCACGCCCGGGCCGGCAAGCTGATGGACCTGCTGGAGGCGATGGGCATCGTGTCCAAGCACCAGGGCAGCAAGCCGCGGGACGTGCTGATCACCGAGGCGGACCTGCCCGAGTACTTCGGCAAATAA
- a CDS encoding ABC transporter permease: protein MTSATAPTPARPKRQESIFWRRFRRSGPGKTGAVIVALFVLLAVFAPLIKPYDPTTDRNYRLNLKPPSISALWNKDVAEVYRDPVSGKVNLLAYPFGTDNLGRDVYARTLHGTRISLKVGVVSTLLALVIGSLLGVLAGYFGGWFDNVMGYLTDVMLAFPGILLAIGFASIFSTDNPPLLIAGLDRLFALNSPQLVTAMLAVSLVQVPVYMRLARSVVLSIREREFVQAAGALGASQGRTIFRHILPNSLSPLIVQGALSIATATIEVAALGFLGIGAQPPLPEWGTMISDSRQYYVDAPWTMVFPGLAIFLTVLGFNLLGDGLRDVLDPRSTQ, encoded by the coding sequence ATGACCTCAGCAACCGCCCCCACCCCGGCGCGCCCGAAACGGCAGGAGAGCATCTTCTGGCGGCGCTTCCGGCGCAGCGGCCCCGGCAAGACCGGCGCGGTCATCGTGGCGCTGTTCGTGCTGCTGGCCGTGTTCGCGCCGCTCATCAAACCCTACGACCCCACGACAGACCGCAACTACCGCCTGAACCTCAAGCCTCCCTCCATCTCCGCGCTGTGGAACAAGGACGTGGCGGAGGTGTACCGCGATCCGGTCAGCGGCAAGGTCAATCTGCTCGCCTACCCCTTCGGCACCGACAACCTGGGCCGCGACGTGTACGCGCGCACGCTGCACGGCACCCGCATCTCGCTGAAGGTCGGCGTGGTGAGCACGCTGCTGGCCCTGGTCATCGGCTCGCTGCTGGGCGTGCTGGCCGGCTACTTCGGCGGGTGGTTCGACAACGTCATGGGCTACCTCACCGACGTGATGCTGGCCTTCCCCGGCATCCTGCTCGCCATCGGGTTTGCCAGCATCTTCAGCACCGACAACCCGCCGCTGCTGATCGCAGGACTCGACCGGCTGTTCGCGCTGAACAGTCCGCAACTCGTGACCGCCATGCTGGCCGTATCGCTGGTGCAGGTGCCGGTCTACATGCGCCTGGCGCGCTCGGTGGTGCTGTCGATCCGCGAGCGGGAGTTCGTGCAGGCGGCCGGAGCACTGGGCGCGTCGCAGGGCCGCACGATCTTCCGGCACATCCTGCCCAACTCGCTGTCGCCGTTGATCGTGCAGGGCGCCCTGAGCATCGCCACGGCCACCATCGAGGTCGCCGCGCTCGGCTTCCTGGGCATCGGCGCGCAGCCCCCGCTGCCGGAGTGGGGCACCATGATCAGCGACTCGCGCCAGTACTACGTGGACGCCCCGTGGACGATGGTGTTCCCCGGCCTGGCGATCTTCCTGACGGTGCTGGGCTTCAACCTGCTCGGCGACGGCCTGCGGGACGTGCTCGACCCCCGAAGCACGCAGTAA
- a CDS encoding Mov34/MPN/PAD-1 family protein: MILHLPGVLTAALWAHAERDAPRECVGVIGGTVHGAEFRGVALYPLPNISARPESEYLADPGRLLRALKAMDAEGLSLIALYHSHPAGPAWPSPTDARLARYPVPYVIADVTSRVLAAFRLPEGDPVPIAQGS, from the coding sequence GTGATCCTGCACCTGCCCGGCGTGCTCACGGCGGCCCTGTGGGCGCACGCCGAGCGCGACGCGCCCAGGGAATGTGTGGGCGTCATCGGCGGCACGGTTCACGGTGCAGAGTTCAGGGGCGTGGCACTGTACCCGCTGCCGAACATCTCCGCCCGCCCCGAGTCCGAGTACCTCGCGGACCCCGGCCGGTTGCTGCGCGCCCTGAAGGCCATGGACGCCGAGGGCCTGAGCCTGATCGCGCTGTACCACAGCCATCCCGCCGGCCCCGCGTGGCCCAGCCCGACCGACGCGCGCCTGGCCCGCTATCCGGTGCCGTACGTGATCGCGGACGTGACCTCGCGCGTGCTGGCGGCCTTCCGGCTCCCGGAGGGCGACCCGGTGCCCATCGCCCAGGGGTCATGA